From the genome of Actinacidiphila yeochonensis CN732, one region includes:
- a CDS encoding type II toxin-antitoxin system PemK/MazF family toxin: protein MTTFTDSHAEFPGASGPYATTEADPREVGRVRTEYAPAHDGDPDPGEIVWTWVPYEEHDGRGKDRPVLVVAREPHGTLLAVQLTSKHHDASEYQAIGAGPWDREGRDSWIILDRVMRLHEQGMRREACALDRGRFNLVVNRLKELYGWS from the coding sequence GTGACGACCTTCACCGACAGCCATGCCGAGTTCCCGGGCGCCAGCGGCCCGTACGCCACCACCGAGGCCGACCCGCGCGAGGTCGGCCGAGTCCGCACCGAATACGCGCCCGCACACGACGGCGACCCCGATCCCGGCGAGATCGTCTGGACGTGGGTGCCCTACGAGGAGCACGACGGCCGGGGCAAGGACCGCCCGGTCCTGGTCGTGGCCCGCGAGCCGCACGGCACCCTGCTCGCGGTCCAGCTCACCAGCAAGCACCACGACGCCAGCGAGTACCAGGCGATCGGCGCCGGCCCCTGGGACCGCGAGGGCCGCGACTCGTGGATCATCCTCGACCGCGTGATGCGCCTGCACGAGCAGGGCATGCGGCGGGAGGCCTGCGCGCTGGACCGGGGTCGGTTCAACCTCGTCGTCAACCGGCTCAAGGAGCTCTACGGCTGGTCCTGA